In the Sulfobacillus thermosulfidooxidans DSM 9293 genome, GCCCGCTAAATTCTCCCATCACCAATAACAAATTTTCGTCCGGGTGAATCTCCGTGTCGCTCCACCAATTCCGGCAACTGGAGGGCTGTACCACAAGGTCTTGAGCCGCAATGGCTTCGAAATACCGTCCTAGATGATCTAAAGTATAAGTCCATCCATCTCCCTGATTAGCAATATACTCTTGCAAAATTGCCAATTGTGAGGTCTGCCCTTGATGACGATACTCAAAACCCATCCACGTTTGCGGGGCAATCCCCGCACCGTGGTGCTCCGTCATAAATTGGCCGACTTCCCAATCTGGATTCACACCATCTTCCAACCGCCGAAAAATCTTAAGAATCCACTGCTCCCCGTAAGCCACCGACGTGTTGCTCTGTTCCACATGCAAAGGGATCGGTTCCAAATCTTCAGATTTGAGCCGATTACGCCCTTTCCATCCTTGACTTGTCCGCCTTTCAATGTGCCGTCCCGTGACCCGTTCAGGGAAAATCCACTGCTGCGCGAGATGGCGCCAAAACACCGGGTTATCACTTGCTTCTCGGATATTTCCCTCCTGCCCTTGCATCATAAAAGTTACCAGGGCATTATCATCACTGCCCCACTGCCAGATAAGCGGCAAGAGATAACGTTCTTCGGATCCGCCTTGATACCGCACCCGAACGATCCAAAATCCGCCTTGTTCCCATACCGGAATCCACCGTTCGTTAACGATTTGCATGATCCGCAAATCCTTGCCAGCAAACCACCGCTGGTGCGGCAAATAAGCCGCTAATGGCTTAAGCATGTCTTCGAGAATGTCTGGAAAAGGATTGGGTCCATCCACTTCAATCGTCGGAGGGAGCCCTGCATTAACCTCATCAAGAACCTCCGCGTCTTGTAGTCGAAACAGGTAGAAATCGTGGGGTCCCAACGTATAAACGGTCGACGGCTGTGTTATCGGTGGAAAATTGCTTTGCGAAAATAGTTCGATGACAGTTTGCCCTATAAAATCCTGGGTTTCAATGGTTACTGCTTGCACAAATCGCGACAGGTTAGCTACCACTAAGATCCGATCGCCTTCAAATTCTCGCAAGAACACCAAGACTTTCGGATTATCAGCATTTAGAAAGCGCAGTGTCCCCCGTCCAAAGGCTCGCGACGATTTACGCAGTGCAATAATGCGACGCATCCACCACAAAAAACTCGAGGGATTATTTTGTTGAGCCTCGACGTTGACAGATTCGTAATGATATTCGGGATCTACAATAACTGGTAAACATAGGCGCTGAGGATTGGCCCGCGAAAAACCAGCATTGCGATCTGGGCTCCATTGAAATGGTGTACGTACTCCATCGCGATCGCCCAAATAGACGTTGTCACCCATACCAATTTCGTTGCCGTAGTATAATACCGGCGTTCCCGGCAGAGTCATTAGCAAAGCATTCATCAGTTCCATGCGGCGCCGGTTATTACCTAATAGGGGAGCCAAACGGCGCCGGATACCCACATTAATTCGAAACTGCGGCTCTTTGGCATAAACCCGGTACATATAGTCCCGTTCTTCATCAGTCACCATTTCCAATGTCAATTCATCATGATTACGTAAGAAGATCGCCCATTGAGAGCAAGGGGGAACAGGAGGCGTGTGCTCCAGAATATCAATAATAGGATAACGATCTTCCATATAAAGAGCCATGAACATTCGCGGCATTAAGGGAAAATGAAATGCCATGTGGCATTCATCGCCATTGCCAAAATATAAAGCAGCGTCTTCCGGCCATTGATTCGCTTCCGCTAGCAACAAACGATTCGGATAATGCTTGTCGATATGCGCGCGCAATTCACGTAAGAACTGATGCGTCTCAGGTAAATTTTCACAGTTAGTGCCTTCTCGCTCAAAAAGATAGGGGATCGCATCAAGCCGGAGACCATCGACACCCATGTCCAACCAAAAATCGAGAATTTTAAAGACCTCGCGTTTGACTGCGGGATTGTCGAAATTCAAGTCAGGCTGATGGGAATAGAACCGGTGCCAATAATAAGCTTGAGCCACATCGTCATACGTCCAATTGGATCGTTCAAAATCTTGAAAAATAATGCGCGCATCCGCATATTTGTCGGGTGTATCGCTCCACACATAATAATCTCGATACCGGCTATGAGGTGGAGAATGCCGGGCCCGTTGAAACCAAGGATGTTGGTCGGACGTGTGATTGATAACTAATTCTGTAATAACTTTTAAGCCCAGTTCATGGGCACGACGTAAGAATCGGCGGAAATCCCTCAGTGTGCCGTAATCCGGATTAATATTCATATAATCGGCAATATCATAGCCATCATCTTTTAAAGGGGATGGGTAAAACGGCAATAACCAAAGCGCCGTAACCCCTAGATCCGCCAAATAATCTAATTTTTGGGTCAACCCAACAAAATCGCCAATTCCATCTTGATTGCTGTCATAAAATGTTCGGACATGCAATTCATAAATAATCGCATCCTTGTACCAGTCTGGACGTTCGACGTGGTTCTGACCGTTATGCATTATATCCCCTCTTCAATTCGCAATATGTGTGCATTATAACCATCTGGATGGAGTTCCACATAATTATATGGACCATTCCATGCATAACGCGCCCCCGTCAGCAAATCATGTACTACGTAATGGGCATCCTCATGAAGGCCCAACGCGTTCATATCGAGTGCGGTCCATCCAGATTGAGTAAAGACCGGATCCAGGTTCACAACCATTAATAATCTCGAGTGGTACGCGGGATCTCGCTTGCTATAAACGAGAAGCTGTGGATTGTCAACGTGGTGGAATGTTAAAATGCCGTTATGCTGCAAAGCCAATTCCTGATGTCGTATGGCATTAACCTTTTTTATCACATCCTGAATGTTCGGTTGTTGTGAAAGATTCCAATGTCGGATCTCATATTTCTCCGAATGGTCGTATTCTTCACTCCCCCAAGACAAAGGTTGATGTTCTAATAACTCGTATGCTGGGCCATAAATCCCATAATTCGGTGATAGTGTCGCAGCCAGAATAAAACGCACCGTAAAGGCGGCAGGGCGATCTGTCTGTAAAAATCCCGGGAGAATATCCGGAGTATTAGGCCAAAAATTTGGCCGGAAATATTGGTTTTTTTCGGTAAAGAATAGCTCACTCACATAATCGCGAAGTTCTTGAGCCGTGTTGCGCCAAGCAAAATAGGTATAGGATTGAGTAAATCCCACTTTAGACAATGCCTCCATTAACTTAGGACGAGTAAACGCCTCGGATAAAAATATGGTATCCGGAAAACGACTTTGCATCTGGGTTATGAACCATTCCCAAAACACTAAGGGCTTGGTGTGGGGATTATCGACTCGAAAAATTCGCACGCCACGTTCAGCCCAAAATTGAGTGATGTCAAGGAGAGCATTCCATAAATCTTGCCAGTCCGGGGTGTCAAAATTTAACGGAAAGACATCTTCATATTTTTTAGGCGGGTTCTCGGCATATTGGATGGTACCATCGGGAAAATGGCGAAACCATTGGGGGTGTTCTTTCACCCACGGGTGATCCGGAGAACATTGGAACGTTAAATCCATGGCCAGTTCCAACCCCAGGGCCCGAAGGGTTTGGTGGAAATGATCAAAATCAGTTAGGGTGCCTAATTGAGGATGAATGGCCATATGTCCGCCCTCTTCATTCCCAATGGCCCAGGGACTTCCGGGATCATCGGGGGAAGCGACTGTCTGATTATTGGCTCCCTTACGATGTTGGAGACCAATGGGATGAATCGGCGGCAAATAAACCACATCAAATCCGAGATCGGCGATATAGGGAAGGAACTCTTCGCAGTCTCGCAATGTGCCATGCCCATTCTTTCGAGTCGGACACGAACGCGGAAAAAATTCATACCAGGCGCTAAAACCTGCTCGTATCCGGTCCACACGCACCGGAAATCGGCGTGACTGACCAGCATGTTGTAAATCCGGCAACTTCCGCATCATCTGTTCTAGTTGAGGATCTTGCATTAATAAAAGGCGCTGCTCCTTCTCTGAGGTCTCATCGAACCGGTGTAATAACCGGCGCAACGTCTCTAGAGCCTCCACCACCTCGTCGCTTTTGCTCTTAGGCCCTTTCGCATAGAGAGCAATCCGCTGCCAAATTAGTTCTCTACCCATCAACAATTCAGCATCGATATCCTGTCCCAGAGCCCATTTCTTAACCAATCGATAACGCCAGGTGAGAAACTCGTCAACCCATCCTTCAATCCGATATTCATACAGCCCTATCTCTGTTAACGGAAAAACTGCGCGATATCGATCATTGTCTAACGGTTGTAAAGGGACATAGGACCATGGTCTATTCGGCAATATCCTCCATCCCAGCCGCCCTTGGACCACATCATGTCCATCAGCGACTAAATCGGCTTCAACCGTAAGCTCCTCTCCCACAATACGTTTGATTGGAAACCGTCCTCCATCAATAACCGGCGTGACATGAAAAATGTAGACCCGTTTGCGTCCGTCTTGATTCATTTGGTTCGCTCCTCATTGGTTGACACGTTAGGACCTGAATCTCAGTACCGTCCCATCAAGAATTCGTTATCCCCGGCGAATCGCTAACAATTCATCTAGCTGGTTAATGTACTGTTCCCATTGTCTTTGTGTACCGCGATGTTCGGGACTCCATTGTACCGTTAACCGAAAAACCACCAATTGTGCTTCCTCTAAGTTAATGTGTAGGGACTCTTGCTTCGCGATTTGGACGGCCTCAATAAGAAATTGAAGACGTACGAGGTCCGTAGGATCTTGTGCCAACTCGCGACTCAATTTCTTGATAAACAGTTCATATTCGTAAGGTAAGTCAGACCAGTCACGCAGGAGATCCCACTCTCTAGCTTCTGAAAGCAGACGCCGTATTTCTGCAAAATCTACAGGGTCAGTGATTAATTGTTGATGAACCTGCTCACGAATTGAGATCCCTGCTGCATCGCGCAATATGGGCGGAATGGGCTGTCCCATATCTTTCAAGAACCGCATTAAGGATGCACTATGTTCATAAATATGACGGTTGTAGGTTAAGGCTTCTTGAAGGGCATTTTCCACCAATTGATCCATGACTCGCTCTTGTTCATCCCGGAACAAGTGACGTAATGAATTCGTCTGTCCTTGAAAAAACTGATCAAGCAGACGAATCACTTCGGGAAACTCGGCTGCTTGAAAAGCCTGCGCAAGTTGCTGACGCATATTTTGGTACAACTCTGGTCCCCGGTATCCTCTGACGCCGGCAATGACATTATGATCTCCCAAATGAAGTACCCCATAATTAAAAGTTGCTCGATCCAGAGTAATTTGCGAAACAATTTGAACTTGTCCCACGGCCATTTTTACCGTGCCAGAACGCCATAAAGCATCATCTTCCACGTGAACATCGTAGCAATAGATGCTACTCGTTTTTTCGCGTTCCGCCTGCGTTAATATGTGCATCATGCTATAGTGAAGCGCGACACGAGAGAGATTTACCATCCGATCCTTCACTGCAGTGACAAAGATTTGACGACCATCTTGAGAATCTTGATTGCTTCGAGCTTGTTCTAATAACCGCAAGAAAGACGATTCCATGGGCACATCGAATAGTCGCTCCGCCAACTGAATGGCTCTGGCTGCATACTTCATCACCTGAATAGCTTCCAAGCCTCCAATGTCATCAAAAAACCAGCCACAACTGGTATACATCAGCAACAGATGGCGGGATAATTCCATCAATTGCAATACATGGATGGTATCCTCTAAATCTAAGGCATGAATTTGATGATTGACAAGAAACTGCTTAATGGTATCGTGATGACGATGTAAAATCACCTCAATATAATCATTACGGGCTATCCACGGATCTTTCAACCAGCGAGGTGCCAAGGCTTCAATAAGCGGCGTCACCGTATCTCTAATATAATCGACGGCTTGGCGTAACGGGGTGCGCCATTTCTGATTCCATGTTGGATGCAATCCCGTTTGACATCCACAATCACTGCGCCACCGTTCGATACCATGAGCACAGCTCCATGACGTGTTTTCGAAAATCTCCACTTTGCGCGTCGGCACATTGAACGACAAATACTCGCCATAATTGGTCAAACGTACGTCTGTGCGGTGATCTATCACGTCCAAAGCATAAGCAAGGGCCATCTCTCCGAATCGGTGATGATGCCCATACGATTCGCCATCCGTGGCGATATGGACAAGTTGATTGGATGAAGATGAATCGGGTTTAAAACCTGCAATCAACCGTTCCGCAAAATACCGTCCATCGTTCAGCAAGCCTTCAAAAGCCACCGCTCGTGACAGAGCTGCATGATAAAAAAATACTGATATCGTTTGACCATTGGGGAGGTCTATCCGATAAGGTTGCGTGGTATCAATCGTTCCTCCTTCCACACTCACCCATTGCCCGTTGGGTTCCTTCACTCGCCAGGCTTGATCGGGGCTGAGAATCGTAAAGCGTATACCGTGTTTGGATAACAGCTCCAGCGTTTCATAATCTACAGCAGTTTCTGCTAACCACATACCTTCTGGATAGCGATGGAAACGGTGCACAAAATCTTTGATTCCCCAGATAATCTCGGTTTCTTTGTCCCGTGTCGATGCCAAAGGCATAATAATATGATTGTAGATTTGAGCAATCGCTGATCCATGCCCGCTAAAACGCTCTTGACTCATTCGATCCCCATCAAGTATAGCGTGGTAGGTGGCTGGTTGATGACGTTCGAGCCATGCCAATAATGTTGGTCCGAAATTAAAACTCATCCGCGAGTAGTTATTTACAACAGCTCGCAAGCGTCCATCTTCATCTAAAATGCGAGCATGACCGTTGGGTGCATAACATTCTTCTGTAATCCGTTGGTTCCAATCATGATAAGGCTTGGCCGATTCTTCACGCTCGACGCTATCGAGCCAAGGATTTTCCCGTGGTGGTTGGTAAAAGTGGCCATGGATGGTGATATACCGATTAATGCCGTGTCACCCCGATCTTCTCAATCGCTAACTGATAAGCAATCTTTATCGCTAATGGTATCACAGCTTTTACGCCAATGATTCTATCCAGTTCTTAATAGCCGGAATATTAGAAGGAAAGTAAAGGTGAGCATATCCTGCTAAAACATTGGAGGATGCATAACCTGCTAGGTGCTCACCGCTACGTCCTTCTAATTTGTAAGCAGGCGAAGAGCCTGAAAATACGGAATACGAATAATGAAATTCATGCCCGCGAAATACCGTTCTTTCAGGAAAGTGCGTATGGGACAACATCGTAATTGTGCGGTAACCAACCGCTTGCAAGCGTTTGTGCATCAGGACTCTATGGGGGATAAGGCCGACCATGGGATGCTGGTGTCCCGATTGGTCCACCAATTGTTGGCTTAAAAACATATATCCTCCACATTCGGCTAATGTCGGGAGTCCTGCGACAATACGATTATAATAATGTTGAAGTAGATCCCCATTAGCACTTAATTGCCGCGCAAATTCTTCCGGAAATCCCCCGCCGATATAGAGCGCATCGGCATTGTCTGGGATCTTCTCTCCTGCAAGTGGACTAAAAAACACAAGTTGAGCTCCTAACTCCTGTAATAGCTCCAAATTTTGAGGATAATAAAAATTAAAGGCTTGATCTGACGCTACGGCAATGGTTGGATGCGATCCGAGAGAATATGGTGCAGGTCTCGGTGGAATATCGATAGACGGTGCTTGGAGACTTAATTGAAAAATACCATCGAGATCGAGTTGCTGAGTCAGATCATCACTAAGACGATCAATCATATTCTGGGTTTGTGCATTCTCTCCAGCCGGCAAAATGCCTAATTGGCGATGCTCAATCTCGAGATGTTCATGATAAGGCAAAAAGCCAAAACACGAAAGCCCTGTTTCCTTTTCAATGGCCACACGAAGCAAATCATAATGGCGTAGCGATTTGACCCGAGTTATTATTACCCCTTTAAGATAATCGGGAGATGCAAATTGTTGAAACCCTAGAACGACAGCAGCCAGACTTCGTGCACTATGTTGGCCATTCAATATGAGCAGAACCGGCGCATGTAAAAGTGCCGCCACATGATATGTACTAGCTTCGTTGCTTAAAGGATCTTGTCCATCAAAATATCCCATGACCCCTTCGATAATGGCGATATCGGCACCTGTCATCCCCTTAACAAAACTGTTGAGGACATCCTCCGGACGAGGTTCCATCCAGGCATCAAGATTTCTGCCTCTTCGGCCAGTCGCCCATTCATAGTAACTAGGATCAATATAATCCGGTCCCACTTTAAATCCTTGCACCCGAACGCCACGTTTGCGAAATGCCGCCATTAATGCTAAGGAAACAATCGTTTTCCCTTCACCACTACTGGGTGCGGTGATAACGATACGAGGAAATTCCAAGACGAGTCTGCCTGCCTTTCACAATATATCGGGGTCTTGCAGCAAAGCCTTAAGAGAATATTCTTGGATAAAGAATGGCAGTTAAGAGGAGAAGCTTATTCATGAACCACCACCTGCGATAACGTCACGAGTGCGTGCCATCATACCCATAACAAGAGCGCTCTAACACGTGGATGGTATTTTACGCTATCACAGGACACATCACGACACACGAAACCATATGAGAGCCATCGATTCCCCTTGGTCATATTCCAAGGTCTCTGTTCCCTTTCCGCCATCCATGATAATTAGTTTACCATCATAACGGTTCCGGATGGTGGCGGATTATGAATCATGTCCCATAGCGTTTCTGCGACATCTTGGGGCTCAACCCATTTTTTACTCGCGCTCTGTTGGATTAGCCGAGATTTTTGCTCCTCGGTTAAAGACCTAGCCCACCGCGTCGCAACCCACCCTGGCGACAGCACATAAACCCGGATTTTTGGCATCACCGACTTAGCAAAACTTGCACTGAAACCTAAAATAGCCGCTTTAGCGGTACCATATAGCGATGCCGAATCCCCTGGCGCTCCACTAAGGGCTTCGTCCCACGCCACATTGATAAGCATTCCCGTATTATGAAGGTAGGGAATAACCGCCCGGCTACATTTTATGGTTCCTAAAACGTCGACATCCCATAACTCTTGCAGGCGTTCGAAATACGGTTTCTTTCGATTGTCTCCGCTTAATATGTCAGCTCCCGCAAGATTGATCCATACATCATAACCGTTCGGTGAGGCCTCGCCAATACGCTGAGAGATCGCGGGTTCGTCCATCGTCACATCGAGAGGATATTGATGAGGACCGGGCTGGCGTGCGAACCCAATAATGTCTACGCCTCGTCTCCCAAAGAGCTCGTTAACTGCTTGCCCGATGCCGCCAGTGATTCCGGTGACTCCAACACGCAATATTGTCTACATTCCTTTCCACGATAATATGTGTTGACAAAAATTCAGATAAATGTTAAAGTTGTCAACGTGGGACGCACCATTAGGATTGAGGGGTGCCAGAGAATCGGCTGAGGGATCGGATTCTCATGGATATGGCTTCATCTCGAAGCCATATATATTTGTTTTAATACAATTTTTAAAGGACGGTTAACCCGCCCTTTTTTATTTCTTCGTTATATCTGGTGAGGCGCTAAAGGGTGTTGAAACCGTGCCAACATATTGGACACATCTTGCCACGAGGTGGCTTTAAATCGACATTTTGGATATTGGGAACAAACAATATGAGTATTTCCATCGGGAGCTTGCCATTCTGCTAAAATGCCTTCTTGGCACAACGGACATCGCATCACGTATCCCCCCTAAAAATCTAACATTTGCCGACGCAAGTACGCACGAAACCTGTCTTTATTATACCGAAAATGATCATAAAAATCACAAACCAAGGAAGAGTTGTAATGTGAATTGTTGTTCCCCATAGGTATTTAATCGATAGGCGGAGTCGGTTGAGACGGGAGAACAACTTTTTCTCGCCATACGCGGACCCCTGCAACCCATGCTGCAACGAGAATGCCAGCGATGGGTACAGCAAATAGCGCGCCTAAAATCCCTCTAAGCGATGCGCCAATCATTAACGCCAACACAGAAATCACAGGATGGACACCGACTTGACTACGAATGATTTTGGGACCCAAAATTTGAGATTCTAACAGATGAGCCGCAGCTAACAACACCAAAACCTCGGGAATTTGGACCCAAGGATGATTAAAGAGCGCTAATAACACAGGCAAAATTGCCCCCAGCACAGGACCTAACAACGGAATCAGTTCCATCACAGCCGCAAAAACGCCAATCACAAGCGGATACGGCAATCCGATAAGCCATGTACCAAAACCAAAAGCCGTCCCCACAATCAGTGATAAGGCCATTTGCCCACGCACATATCCTCCAATAACGCGGGATAATGTGTGCTCGACCGCTAAAAGCCCTTCGCGTTGGTGGTGAGGGATCAGGCGCAATACAGCGGCTTGAATCCGATTGGCATCTAATAGGAGGTAGACCGTAATAAATATCGTGATGGCACCATCGACAATGCTATCAATCAAATGGGTGACAAAGGTTACGGTTTGAGTGACTAAAAACGTCGATACTTGACCTAGACTACTAAATATGCGGCTTTCTACCTGTAAAATATTGACTTGGATACCCGTATGCCGAAACCATGCCATTAAACCGGGGGTCGTTTGCGTTAATGTCTGAACTTCATTAGGAAGTTTGGCGACTAATGTGGCAAGCTGCCCAGCAATAACCGTCACTAATAAAATGCCCCCAACCACAAAAATCACCACAGCCCCTAATACCACAACGAGCACAGCCAAAGGCCGGTTCCAATAGAGTGCCAGCCGATCCACCATAGGGCTCAGAGTAATTTCAAACATCCCCGCCATCATCAGTACAACAACCACATTGCCCAGACGACTAAGAACCCACCACAAGGCCATCAAGACAATACCGGTTCCGAGGACTACCACTACCGCGTCCCGTCCGATAGCTAAACGTGCGGCCCATTTTCCTGAGTCATTTCCGTTCATGACGCTCCTCATTTCTACCGGCCAACAAATTTCCCGCTCTCTTAAGTTTTATTCTATAGGCTACCCGCGCTTGCCGTCCACTAACCCCGTAGCCAACAGAATTCATCCGCTTTTCCTCTAGTTATTCGTATTGTTGGTATACTAAAATGTAATTTCGGACGGTATTGGCCCTAATCTGGAAGGCGGGATAACACTGGATAGTCGTCGCTCTCAACAGACGGTAAGCAAGCGAGGACGAAGCATCGGAATTTCAGCGGGGATTATTTTTGTCGCGACGCTAATTAGCCGTTTAACGGGCTTTTTGCGAGAAGTCGTCATGGCAGCATATTTCGGCACATCCGCGTTGAATGATGCCTGGCTTATGGCCTCGGTGTTGCCCAATTTATTATTCAGTACGATGAATGGAGCAATATCCGTTACCGTGGTGCCCTTGATGACGCAAGCTGATGCCCAATTGTCAAAGCGGTCTGTACAGAATTTCATCAATGAAGTATTTACGGCCATTGTTCTGGTCTCAACAATTCTTATCGTATTTGGCGAAATTTTTGCGCCTGAGCTCATGCGACTTGTGGCTCCCGGTTTTCACCACAAAGAACTCGCTCTCACCGTTTCGATGACGCGAATCATGATTCCCACTATATTATTTTGGGGTTTGGCGGGTTTGGTCGTGGGGATTCTCCAAGAACGCGAAGAATTTTTGTACCCTGCCCTATCTCCTGTCGCGATCAATGTTGTCCGCATAGCCACAATTGTCACCTTAGGCCATTTCTTTAGTATTCAAGGTGTCGCCATGGGCTTCTTACTTTCTGTTCTCTCCCAACTTTTTGTCACGGTTCCCGCACTCAAACGCGCAGGCCTGCATTTGCATTTCCGGTGGCATTTTAGTCATCCCTTGTTACGCAAGATGATTCGCATGTCAGGACCATTTTTTCTCACCAGCTCTGTGGGGACTCTGGGCGTGATTGTTGATAGAATTTTGGCCTCCTCTCTTGTTACCGGAAGCTTAGCGGCTCTTAACTATTCGTATGTATTGGTCCAAATTCCCGTGGGTCTCTTAATTTCGTCCTTAACCACTCCGATTTATACGCGCCTTGCCCAACATCAAAGTCATCATGACCTGGTCACCTATCGTCAACTCGCTATGCGCGGTTTTCGGTTGGTTATCCTCATAATTGTCCCGATAACGCTCTGGTTCATGATCTTATCCATACCGATCTTACGTCTCATTTACCAACATGGCGCATTTTCCAATTATTCCACCCGTATCACGGCTAGCACGTTATTGTTTTGGTCTATCGGTTTGCCAGGATTTGGTTTGTCATTTTACCTACAAAAATTATTTTTTGCTACCCAAGATACCAAAAGCCCTGCTCGGTTTAGTATTATCACCATTCTTTTTAATATCGTGGGCGATCTCATTTTAGTCCGCTTTTTGCAGGCGGACGGACTCGCCCTAGCCACAGCCTTAGCCGCCTGGGTGAACACGACTCTTTTAACCATTAAAGCCCTTAATCCGCGGCATAATAGCGACTTGTTGTTTCGTCCCTTTGTTCTAAAAATCGGTATCACGGCGGGCATTACAGCTATCGTGGTATATGGGCTCAGAGAATGGTTTTCCTTAGATTACATTCATGGGTTCTTCCCCTTGGCCTTTGCTCTCACCTCTACTATTGTCGTATCGGCTTTAGTTTATCTCACCCTCTTAACCTTGTTCCGGTTCCCTGAAATCCGAGAACTGTTGCGGCGCCTCTTGAAAAATCGTCATA is a window encoding:
- the treS gene encoding maltose alpha-D-glucosyltransferase, translated to MHNGQNHVERPDWYKDAIIYELHVRTFYDSNQDGIGDFVGLTQKLDYLADLGVTALWLLPFYPSPLKDDGYDIADYMNINPDYGTLRDFRRFLRRAHELGLKVITELVINHTSDQHPWFQRARHSPPHSRYRDYYVWSDTPDKYADARIIFQDFERSNWTYDDVAQAYYWHRFYSHQPDLNFDNPAVKREVFKILDFWLDMGVDGLRLDAIPYLFEREGTNCENLPETHQFLRELRAHIDKHYPNRLLLAEANQWPEDAALYFGNGDECHMAFHFPLMPRMFMALYMEDRYPIIDILEHTPPVPPCSQWAIFLRNHDELTLEMVTDEERDYMYRVYAKEPQFRINVGIRRRLAPLLGNNRRRMELMNALLMTLPGTPVLYYGNEIGMGDNVYLGDRDGVRTPFQWSPDRNAGFSRANPQRLCLPVIVDPEYHYESVNVEAQQNNPSSFLWWMRRIIALRKSSRAFGRGTLRFLNADNPKVLVFLREFEGDRILVVANLSRFVQAVTIETQDFIGQTVIELFSQSNFPPITQPSTVYTLGPHDFYLFRLQDAEVLDEVNAGLPPTIEVDGPNPFPDILEDMLKPLAAYLPHQRWFAGKDLRIMQIVNERWIPVWEQGGFWIVRVRYQGGSEERYLLPLIWQWGSDDNALVTFMMQGQEGNIREASDNPVFWRHLAQQWIFPERVTGRHIERRTSQGWKGRNRLKSEDLEPIPLHVEQSNTSVAYGEQWILKIFRRLEDGVNPDWEVGQFMTEHHGAGIAPQTWMGFEYRHQGQTSQLAILQEYIANQGDGWTYTLDHLGRYFEAIAAQDLVVQPSSCRNWWSDTEIHPDENLLLVMGEFSGQAALIGRKTAEMHMLLASDSENPDFRPEPFSALDQRAMYQSMRQNADRTLTELERALGLFREDVAIMAQEILHKREHIEEIFRQAARKTVQGSKIRCHGDYHLGQLLYTGRDFVVVDFEGEPLVPLSRRRIKRSPLKDVAGMIRSFHYAAFTEAEHERQFGMPQDKLKRWAMAWFQIATSRFLEAYQDHMDARLLPERDSEWLSAFLMEKALYELHYELHNRPKWVHIPMEGILNLLDLDA
- a CDS encoding alpha-1,4-glucan--maltose-1-phosphate maltosyltransferase, producing MNQDGRKRVYIFHVTPVIDGGRFPIKRIVGEELTVEADLVADGHDVVQGRLGWRILPNRPWSYVPLQPLDNDRYRAVFPLTEIGLYEYRIEGWVDEFLTWRYRLVKKWALGQDIDAELLMGRELIWQRIALYAKGPKSKSDEVVEALETLRRLLHRFDETSEKEQRLLLMQDPQLEQMMRKLPDLQHAGQSRRFPVRVDRIRAGFSAWYEFFPRSCPTRKNGHGTLRDCEEFLPYIADLGFDVVYLPPIHPIGLQHRKGANNQTVASPDDPGSPWAIGNEEGGHMAIHPQLGTLTDFDHFHQTLRALGLELAMDLTFQCSPDHPWVKEHPQWFRHFPDGTIQYAENPPKKYEDVFPLNFDTPDWQDLWNALLDITQFWAERGVRIFRVDNPHTKPLVFWEWFITQMQSRFPDTIFLSEAFTRPKLMEALSKVGFTQSYTYFAWRNTAQELRDYVSELFFTEKNQYFRPNFWPNTPDILPGFLQTDRPAAFTVRFILAATLSPNYGIYGPAYELLEHQPLSWGSEEYDHSEKYEIRHWNLSQQPNIQDVIKKVNAIRHQELALQHNGILTFHHVDNPQLLVYSKRDPAYHSRLLMVVNLDPVFTQSGWTALDMNALGLHEDAHYVVHDLLTGARYAWNGPYNYVELHPDGYNAHILRIEEGI
- a CDS encoding DUF3536 domain-containing protein, which codes for MRAVVNNYSRMSFNFGPTLLAWLERHQPATYHAILDGDRMSQERFSGHGSAIAQIYNHIIMPLASTRDKETEIIWGIKDFVHRFHRYPEGMWLAETAVDYETLELLSKHGIRFTILSPDQAWRVKEPNGQWVSVEGGTIDTTQPYRIDLPNGQTISVFFYHAALSRAVAFEGLLNDGRYFAERLIAGFKPDSSSSNQLVHIATDGESYGHHHRFGEMALAYALDVIDHRTDVRLTNYGEYLSFNVPTRKVEIFENTSWSCAHGIERWRSDCGCQTGLHPTWNQKWRTPLRQAVDYIRDTVTPLIEALAPRWLKDPWIARNDYIEVILHRHHDTIKQFLVNHQIHALDLEDTIHVLQLMELSRHLLLMYTSCGWFFDDIGGLEAIQVMKYAARAIQLAERLFDVPMESSFLRLLEQARSNQDSQDGRQIFVTAVKDRMVNLSRVALHYSMMHILTQAEREKTSSIYCYDVHVEDDALWRSGTVKMAVGQVQIVSQITLDRATFNYGVLHLGDHNVIAGVRGYRGPELYQNMRQQLAQAFQAAEFPEVIRLLDQFFQGQTNSLRHLFRDEQERVMDQLVENALQEALTYNRHIYEHSASLMRFLKDMGQPIPPILRDAAGISIREQVHQQLITDPVDFAEIRRLLSEAREWDLLRDWSDLPYEYELFIKKLSRELAQDPTDLVRLQFLIEAVQIAKQESLHINLEEAQLVVFRLTVQWSPEHRGTQRQWEQYINQLDELLAIRRG
- a CDS encoding cobyrinate a,c-diamide synthase; amino-acid sequence: MEFPRIVITAPSSGEGKTIVSLALMAAFRKRGVRVQGFKVGPDYIDPSYYEWATGRRGRNLDAWMEPRPEDVLNSFVKGMTGADIAIIEGVMGYFDGQDPLSNEASTYHVAALLHAPVLLILNGQHSARSLAAVVLGFQQFASPDYLKGVIITRVKSLRHYDLLRVAIEKETGLSCFGFLPYHEHLEIEHRQLGILPAGENAQTQNMIDRLSDDLTQQLDLDGIFQLSLQAPSIDIPPRPAPYSLGSHPTIAVASDQAFNFYYPQNLELLQELGAQLVFFSPLAGEKIPDNADALYIGGGFPEEFARQLSANGDLLQHYYNRIVAGLPTLAECGGYMFLSQQLVDQSGHQHPMVGLIPHRVLMHKRLQAVGYRTITMLSHTHFPERTVFRGHEFHYSYSVFSGSSPAYKLEGRSGEHLAGYASSNVLAGYAHLYFPSNIPAIKNWIESLA